In Candidatus Poribacteria bacterium, one genomic interval encodes:
- a CDS encoding outer membrane protein transport protein, with protein MKRTVYTTFIFLFAAVFFTTVGVAQVEEMAIGNTFGVGARTMGMGGASVALADDFTALYWNPAGMAQIQKFEFFSSFSHNTASTDTYFAGDEITGTTRSQMRPNSIGFVYPIQTRRGGWAVGFGYNRPQNFDYQTAIQGIDPSSGTDFSGFAVDETNINSGGIGIWSFGTSVYVSKRVLIGGSLDFWQGSSLNELDTTGTDLLKVDSDLSRFRYDDEIDREYSGLGGRIGLLANLTDTISLGLTFVTPVELGVDELWYESTRVVYDDGEETSDVLDGAQTFDIERPFEIGTGVAVKLLNKQLILAGDIQLTDWTQTRYDPAPPADDISKDNFEKFYATTLQARIGAEYRIPAIGTHVRLGYFRDTIPFTDAEVENARDFLTLGAGQIFEDSLKLDVAYMLGTWQRSKNQLTTERLTHRVFVSAAYRF; from the coding sequence ATGAAACGAACAGTGTATACGACTTTTATTTTCCTGTTTGCTGCCGTGTTCTTTACAACTGTCGGCGTAGCACAAGTAGAGGAAATGGCGATCGGAAATACATTCGGTGTTGGCGCACGGACGATGGGAATGGGCGGTGCCTCTGTCGCCCTCGCTGATGATTTCACTGCGCTCTATTGGAATCCTGCGGGGATGGCGCAAATCCAAAAATTTGAATTTTTTAGCAGTTTTTCGCATAACACAGCGAGTACAGATACGTACTTTGCTGGAGATGAGATAACCGGGACGACCCGTTCACAGATGCGTCCGAATTCTATCGGATTTGTTTATCCAATCCAGACGAGACGCGGGGGGTGGGCAGTTGGTTTCGGTTACAATCGTCCACAAAACTTCGACTATCAGACTGCCATTCAAGGCATTGACCCCAGTTCAGGAACCGACTTTAGCGGGTTCGCTGTTGATGAAACCAACATAAACAGTGGCGGCATTGGGATATGGAGTTTTGGTACGAGTGTGTACGTCTCAAAACGGGTCCTTATTGGCGGTTCGTTGGACTTCTGGCAAGGGAGTAGCTTGAATGAGTTGGATACGACAGGTACCGATCTATTGAAGGTGGATAGTGACTTGTCACGCTTCAGGTACGACGATGAAATTGACCGAGAGTATTCAGGTTTAGGCGGTAGGATAGGGCTTTTGGCGAACCTGACGGACACTATCAGCCTCGGTCTGACCTTCGTCACACCCGTCGAATTGGGCGTTGATGAACTCTGGTATGAATCAACTCGGGTGGTCTATGATGACGGTGAGGAAACATCTGATGTCCTCGACGGGGCACAAACGTTTGATATTGAGCGTCCCTTTGAAATTGGAACAGGCGTGGCTGTGAAATTGCTAAATAAACAGTTAATCCTGGCTGGCGACATCCAACTCACAGACTGGACCCAGACGCGCTACGATCCAGCCCCTCCTGCGGATGACATTTCAAAGGATAACTTTGAGAAGTTCTATGCGACAACGCTCCAAGCACGGATCGGCGCGGAATACCGAATCCCCGCTATTGGTACACACGTCCGTCTCGGTTATTTTCGGGATACGATTCCATTCACGGATGCCGAGGTTGAAAACGCACGTGATTTCTTGACACTGGGGGCAGGCCAAATCTTTGAGGATTCGCTGAAACTTGATGTCGCGTATATGCTCGGCACTTGGCAACGAAGCAAAAATCAACTTACCACGGAACGGCTTACGCATCGCGTATTCGTATCCGCTGCGTATCGGTTTTAA
- the rplQ gene encoding 50S ribosomal protein L17, whose protein sequence is MRHRKRGRKLGRTTSHRKALFRNQATALFEHEQIRTTLPKCKELRRVAEKLITLAKRGDLPARRQAAKMLYGTNLHYKPRRGEEGSGIDKQNILRKLFDDIGPRYQDRNGGYTRIIRGELRKGDGTQMGYIQLV, encoded by the coding sequence ATGCGCCACAGAAAACGTGGAAGGAAATTGGGACGAACGACAAGTCATCGAAAAGCACTTTTCCGCAATCAAGCCACGGCGCTATTTGAACACGAACAAATTCGGACAACACTACCGAAGTGTAAAGAACTTCGGCGTGTCGCTGAAAAGTTGATTACGCTCGCAAAACGCGGAGATCTACCCGCACGTCGGCAAGCCGCAAAGATGCTCTATGGGACCAACCTGCATTACAAACCCAGAAGGGGAGAAGAGGGCAGTGGCATCGATAAACAGAACATCTTGCGCAAACTGTTCGATGACATTGGACCGCGGTATCAAGATCGAAACGGCGGCTACACACGTATCATACGCGGTGAACTCCGAAAAGGCGACGGCACCCAGATGGGTTATATTCAATTGGTTTAA
- a CDS encoding DNA-directed RNA polymerase subunit alpha gives MIRSELEKPERLKTDTVSLRPNYAKYTAEPFERGFGMTLGNSLRRVLLSSIKGAAITAVQIEQVKHEYATIPGVLEDVVQIILNLKEIRLNISTDDPMRLTLKAEGSGEITAADIRPNAYVEIINPDQHIATLDECEGLDIEIHVQTGRGYSLAEEHRPPRHEIGLIPVDAKFSPVEKVNFWVEETRVGDMTNFDKLNLEVWTDATITAKEAVTRAADILLEQLEIFTEFDESYVEPEPEIDEAKLRRNRYLAKPVSELELSVRASNCLETANIKTIRELVTKEEKDMLEYKNFGRTSLNEIKEQLDNMGLSLGMNLDDVDDADLDEEDMMQAPLQPAT, from the coding sequence ATGATAAGGTCCGAGCTAGAAAAGCCCGAACGGCTGAAAACTGATACAGTCTCCTTACGCCCCAATTACGCGAAGTATACCGCTGAACCTTTCGAGCGCGGATTTGGGATGACCCTCGGCAATTCACTACGCCGAGTCCTCCTGTCGTCAATTAAAGGTGCAGCGATTACAGCTGTTCAAATTGAGCAAGTAAAGCACGAGTACGCTACGATCCCCGGAGTCCTGGAAGATGTGGTACAGATTATTCTCAATCTCAAAGAGATCCGATTAAACATATCAACCGACGATCCAATGCGACTCACACTGAAAGCAGAAGGCTCCGGTGAAATCACAGCAGCTGACATTCGTCCTAACGCGTACGTTGAGATTATAAACCCTGACCAGCATATCGCGACCCTTGATGAATGCGAAGGATTGGACATAGAAATTCATGTGCAAACCGGAAGAGGATACTCTCTCGCTGAAGAGCACAGACCACCGAGACACGAAATCGGATTGATTCCAGTTGACGCAAAGTTCTCACCTGTTGAGAAAGTCAACTTTTGGGTAGAGGAAACACGTGTCGGGGATATGACGAACTTCGATAAGCTTAACCTTGAAGTCTGGACGGATGCGACTATCACAGCGAAGGAAGCTGTCACACGCGCTGCCGACATCTTGTTGGAACAACTCGAGATCTTTACAGAATTTGATGAAAGTTATGTTGAACCGGAACCAGAGATTGATGAGGCGAAACTCCGACGCAACCGCTATCTCGCCAAGCCCGTCTCCGAGCTTGAACTCTCTGTCCGCGCCAGCAATTGCCTTGAAACTGCTAACATTAAAACTATACGAGAACTCGTCACAAAAGAGGAAAAGGATATGTTGGAGTACAAGAATTTCGGGCGGACATCGCTCAACGAAATTAAGGAACAACTTGACAACATGGGACTTTCCCTCGGAATGAATCTGGACGATGTAGACGACGCGGACCTCGACGAAGAAGATATGATGCAAGCCCCCTTGCAACCGGCTACCTAA
- the rpsD gene encoding 30S ribosomal protein S4 produces the protein MSRYLDSVCKLCRREGEKLFLKGRRCDGPKCSFERRSYPPGEHGQTIPRRGRGDDFRRQLRAKQKVKRTYGVFEKQFRNYYFKAARQTGIAGENLISFLERRLDNVVYRLGFATSRNQARQLVKHNHFTVNGKRVNIPSYVVKVGDVITPRERSQHLATIQEALDYSQHRGAPEWLEIDRDKPEGRVQGAPVVEQIAADLEMQLIIELYSR, from the coding sequence ATGAGCAGATATTTAGATTCAGTCTGTAAATTATGTCGCCGGGAAGGTGAAAAACTCTTTCTGAAAGGGCGGCGCTGCGATGGTCCCAAGTGTTCTTTTGAACGCCGCAGTTATCCGCCTGGCGAACACGGACAGACTATTCCGCGCAGAGGTCGCGGGGACGACTTCCGACGACAGTTGCGCGCCAAACAGAAAGTCAAACGTACTTACGGTGTTTTTGAGAAACAATTTCGGAATTATTATTTCAAAGCAGCGCGCCAAACTGGTATCGCTGGTGAGAACTTAATTAGTTTCCTTGAACGCCGGTTAGACAATGTCGTTTATCGACTCGGATTCGCAACTTCCAGAAATCAGGCGCGGCAACTTGTGAAGCACAACCACTTCACCGTGAATGGCAAGCGAGTTAACATCCCTTCTTATGTAGTGAAAGTCGGGGATGTCATTACGCCACGCGAACGGAGTCAGCACCTCGCTACCATTCAAGAGGCATTAGATTACTCACAGCATCGCGGGGCACCTGAATGGCTGGAAATTGACAGGGACAAACCAGAAGGGCGTGTTCAGGGTGCACCGGTGGTGGAGCAGATCGCTGCGGACCTTGAAATGCAACTCATCATTGAACTTTACTCCCGATAG
- the rpsK gene encoding 30S ribosomal protein S11 codes for MRGRRRERKNVPEGIAHIQATFNNTIITITDLNGNTVAWANAGMTFTGSRKSTPFAAQQTAEACARRAMDHGVKRVEVRVKGPGSGRESSIRALAAAGLEISLMKDVTPIPHNGCRPPKRRRV; via the coding sequence TTGCGTGGAAGAAGAAGAGAACGTAAGAACGTCCCCGAGGGTATCGCACACATACAAGCGACCTTCAATAATACAATTATTACGATAACAGACTTAAACGGAAATACCGTTGCTTGGGCAAACGCTGGTATGACCTTTACTGGTTCACGGAAGTCAACGCCCTTTGCTGCACAACAAACAGCAGAAGCGTGTGCCCGCAGAGCAATGGATCACGGCGTGAAACGCGTGGAGGTTAGAGTCAAGGGTCCCGGTTCAGGACGCGAGTCTTCGATACGGGCACTTGCTGCAGCCGGTCTCGAAATTAGTTTAATGAAGGACGTGACTCCGATCCCACACAATGGATGTCGTCCGCCTAAGAGACGGCGGGTTTAA
- the rpsM gene encoding 30S ribosomal protein S13: protein MARIAGVDLPRDKRVDIALTAIYGIGRYTASQIVTDLDLDPGKKVDNLAENEINQLRDKVQEYKIEGDLRREIDQNIKRLMDINSYRGLRHRRQLPVRGQRTNTNARTRKGKARTISVGRKAKEAARKGG from the coding sequence ATGGCAAGGATCGCAGGGGTTGACTTACCCCGAGACAAACGGGTGGATATTGCCCTAACAGCAATTTATGGCATCGGCCGTTATACCGCATCGCAAATTGTCACCGACCTTGATCTTGACCCAGGAAAAAAAGTTGACAACCTCGCTGAAAATGAGATTAACCAACTCCGAGACAAGGTTCAAGAATACAAGATTGAAGGTGATTTGCGTCGCGAAATTGACCAGAACATTAAACGACTAATGGATATCAATAGTTATCGTGGTTTGCGGCACCGTCGGCAGCTACCTGTCCGCGGACAGCGTACGAATACCAACGCTCGTACCCGCAAAGGGAAAGCACGAACGATTTCCGTTGGTAGAAAAGCTAAAGAGGCAGCACGCAAAGGCGGCTAA
- the rpmJ gene encoding 50S ribosomal protein L36, which translates to MKVKPSVKKMCNQCKIVKRKGIIRVICPSNPKHKQRQG; encoded by the coding sequence ATGAAAGTCAAACCTTCTGTTAAAAAGATGTGTAACCAGTGTAAAATTGTCAAACGAAAAGGGATAATCCGCGTCATTTGTCCTTCAAACCCGAAGCACAAACAAAGACAAGGCTAA
- the secY gene encoding preprotein translocase subunit SecY encodes MIKAFQNAFKIPELRKRIMFTALLLIVYRLGAHITLPGIDDQALEAFFQQLMERGGNVIGFIDLFSGGAFSQMTIFALGIQPYISASIIMQLLAVIVPSLERLSKEPDGRKKITQYTRYGTVILSIIQGITISIVLRNPENITGQAGEIVRDPNLWWHFLVVLTLTAGTSFVMWLGEQITERGIGQGISLIITVGIIAGLPGGVTTVFNNLVTRPEFGILQLALLVGLVVVAVMGTVFITLSVRKIPVQYGRQIRGRRVIGGQSTHLPLRVNAAGMIPIIFAVTLIQFPPTVLGFLPRDWGWVAGVEALIAPGTPLYLAVYGLLIIGFTYFYTAVQINPIQMAEDLQKYGGFIPGIRAGKQTADYINTTLTRITLPGAIFLAAIAVIPIIITSRLNVGNMVEGASILIVVGVVLDTMSQIESYLTVRHYEGFLKDRKLKGRRR; translated from the coding sequence GTGATTAAGGCATTTCAAAACGCTTTTAAAATACCCGAATTGCGGAAACGCATCATGTTTACAGCGTTGCTCTTGATTGTTTATCGCCTTGGTGCCCATATTACGCTTCCGGGTATCGACGACCAGGCACTTGAAGCTTTTTTTCAGCAACTTATGGAGCGTGGGGGTAATGTCATTGGATTCATTGACCTGTTTTCTGGCGGTGCTTTTAGCCAGATGACAATTTTCGCGCTCGGCATACAACCTTATATCAGTGCCTCAATCATTATGCAGCTCCTCGCTGTCATTGTTCCTTCATTGGAGCGACTCTCCAAAGAACCTGATGGCAGAAAGAAGATTACCCAGTATACCCGATATGGAACGGTTATACTCAGTATCATTCAAGGCATAACGATCAGCATCGTCTTGCGGAATCCAGAGAACATTACCGGACAAGCGGGTGAGATTGTCAGGGATCCTAATTTATGGTGGCATTTTCTCGTAGTCTTGACACTCACAGCAGGCACCTCTTTTGTAATGTGGTTGGGTGAACAGATTACTGAACGCGGCATTGGACAAGGTATTTCATTAATTATCACAGTCGGTATTATTGCTGGATTGCCGGGCGGTGTTACAACTGTTTTCAACAATCTGGTAACGCGACCAGAGTTCGGCATTTTACAACTCGCTCTCTTAGTCGGTCTTGTTGTTGTAGCGGTCATGGGAACTGTGTTTATCACACTTTCTGTGCGGAAGATTCCGGTGCAATACGGCAGGCAGATTCGCGGACGTAGAGTGATCGGTGGACAATCGACCCACCTGCCACTCCGAGTTAATGCAGCTGGCATGATTCCAATCATCTTCGCTGTCACGCTTATCCAGTTTCCACCGACTGTACTTGGCTTTCTCCCACGGGATTGGGGATGGGTGGCTGGTGTAGAAGCCCTCATTGCTCCGGGAACACCGTTGTATCTCGCTGTTTATGGATTGTTAATTATTGGCTTCACCTATTTCTACACAGCCGTGCAAATCAACCCGATTCAAATGGCAGAGGATTTACAAAAATACGGCGGTTTTATCCCCGGTATCCGTGCTGGCAAACAGACTGCAGATTACATTAACACCACACTTACGCGTATTACGCTTCCAGGGGCAATTTTTCTCGCCGCTATCGCCGTGATTCCGATTATTATCACAAGTCGGCTTAACGTTGGAAACATGGTGGAAGGTGCTTCTATCTTGATTGTCGTCGGTGTCGTGTTAGATACAATGTCACAAATCGAATCCTATTTAACGGTACGCCATTATGAAGGATTCTTAAAAGATCGTAAGCTCAAAGGCAGACGGCGTTGA
- the rplO gene encoding 50S ribosomal protein L15, with the protein MKLNELKPAPGANRSRKRVGRGNASGKGGTCGRGHKGQKSRSGSSIPAWFEGGQMPLVRRLPKRGPRRTAHKRVAYDIINVETLNLFEDAAVVSLEALREAGLIKRKNALVKILGDGELEKQLKVQAHRFSKSAIEKIESKGGTTEVLEMHANTGNAA; encoded by the coding sequence ATGAAACTGAATGAACTCAAACCTGCCCCTGGGGCAAACCGCTCCAGAAAGCGGGTAGGAAGAGGCAACGCTTCGGGCAAGGGTGGCACTTGTGGTCGCGGTCACAAGGGACAAAAATCTCGATCTGGCAGCTCAATCCCCGCATGGTTTGAAGGCGGGCAGATGCCGCTCGTGCGACGGCTCCCGAAGCGAGGTCCGCGGCGGACTGCACATAAACGGGTTGCGTACGACATTATTAACGTAGAAACCCTTAATCTGTTTGAGGACGCAGCGGTCGTTAGCCTTGAAGCCCTACGCGAAGCAGGCTTAATTAAACGGAAGAATGCGCTGGTAAAGATACTCGGCGATGGTGAACTGGAAAAACAGCTGAAAGTCCAAGCGCACCGCTTCTCAAAATCTGCAATCGAGAAAATTGAATCCAAAGGTGGCACAACCGAAGTCCTTGAGATGCACGCGAATACTGGCAACGCTGCGTGA
- the rpsE gene encoding 30S ribosomal protein S5: protein MKDKINPDDFEFEERMIKINRVMRVGKGRRTPSFNSLTVVGNRDGIVGIGFGSASEVAGALRKSFADARKNLIRVPIVDGTLPHEIVSEFKSAKVLLKPASPGTGIIAGNATRAILEFAGVRDALTKCLSSRNVKNIAEATMLGLKNLKDVNEVARLRDLSVEELLKKR, encoded by the coding sequence CTGAAAGATAAAATCAACCCTGATGACTTTGAATTTGAGGAGCGCATGATTAAAATCAACCGCGTGATGCGAGTCGGTAAAGGGCGGCGAACGCCGAGTTTCAATTCGCTCACCGTTGTTGGCAATCGTGACGGTATTGTTGGTATTGGATTCGGCAGCGCGAGCGAGGTAGCAGGCGCGCTCCGAAAAAGTTTCGCGGATGCTCGAAAAAATTTGATCCGGGTTCCAATCGTCGACGGCACACTTCCGCATGAGATCGTCAGCGAATTCAAATCTGCCAAAGTCTTGTTAAAACCGGCGAGTCCGGGGACAGGTATCATCGCAGGGAATGCAACACGTGCTATCCTCGAATTTGCAGGCGTTCGAGATGCGTTGACGAAATGCCTTTCTTCGCGAAACGTGAAAAATATCGCTGAAGCTACTATGTTAGGGTTGAAAAACCTCAAAGATGTTAACGAAGTCGCACGGTTAAGAGACCTGTCCGTCGAAGAACTACTCAAGAAACGCTAA
- the rplR gene encoding 50S ribosomal protein L18 translates to MGHLRRRRRVRQKISGTGNRPRLSVFRSIKHIYAQLINDELGVTVAEASTLSPELKENLSTGGNVPAAESVGALIAQKAKQQKIEVVVFDRGGHLYHGRIKALAEAAKAEGLKF, encoded by the coding sequence ATGGGCCATTTACGGCGCCGGAGGCGTGTCCGCCAAAAGATTAGTGGCACCGGTAACAGACCGCGGCTCTCTGTTTTTCGAAGCATAAAACATATTTATGCGCAGCTTATTAACGATGAGCTTGGCGTGACGGTCGCGGAAGCCTCGACTTTGTCCCCTGAACTGAAAGAGAACCTTTCAACCGGCGGAAATGTACCGGCAGCGGAAAGCGTTGGGGCACTTATCGCGCAAAAAGCCAAACAGCAGAAGATTGAGGTAGTGGTCTTTGACCGGGGCGGACATCTCTACCATGGGCGTATAAAAGCCCTTGCTGAAGCTGCGAAAGCGGAAGGATTGAAGTTTTAA
- the rplF gene encoding 50S ribosomal protein L6: MSRIGLKPIPVPDKVQVALDKSDVQVDGPKGSLNWKLPEGINATLEENVLTVQRTSELKQYKALHGLARSLIANMIAGVSEGFEKKLRVVGTGYRAEVNRDKNLVLDVGYSHSVTYTPPEGITLSVEATETIDGQTHTPVIISGIDKQLVGQVAASIRQIKKPETYKPCKGIRYDGERVRDKEGKAAIG; encoded by the coding sequence ATGTCACGTATTGGACTAAAACCGATTCCGGTGCCTGACAAGGTGCAGGTAGCTTTGGACAAAAGCGACGTGCAGGTGGATGGACCGAAAGGGAGTCTCAATTGGAAACTTCCAGAAGGAATCAATGCGACGCTTGAGGAAAACGTCCTAACCGTCCAAAGAACGAGTGAACTCAAACAATACAAAGCTTTGCACGGGTTAGCACGTAGCCTCATCGCTAACATGATTGCCGGTGTTTCAGAAGGCTTTGAGAAAAAACTAAGAGTGGTTGGTACGGGTTATCGCGCCGAAGTCAACCGCGATAAAAATTTGGTTCTTGACGTTGGCTATTCGCACTCCGTCACTTACACCCCACCTGAGGGGATAACGCTGAGTGTTGAAGCGACTGAAACAATAGATGGACAGACCCATACACCTGTTATTATCAGTGGCATTGATAAACAATTGGTTGGACAAGTCGCGGCTTCTATTCGTCAAATTAAGAAACCGGAAACTTACAAACCTTGCAAAGGTATCCGCTACGACGGGGAGCGCGTTCGAGATAAAGAAGGAAAAGCCGCTATTGGCTAA
- the rpsH gene encoding 30S ribosomal protein S8 — protein sequence MSMTDPIADMLTRIRNANMAGHERVEIPSSKVKAEIARILAEEGFVRNYRLLEDGKQGILRIYLKYGNTKKEKVITNLRRVSKPGRRVYAKADKLPRVYGGLGVAILSTSGGLKTTPECRREKIGGEVLCYVW from the coding sequence ATGTCGATGACCGATCCGATTGCAGATATGTTGACCCGTATCCGCAATGCCAATATGGCAGGACATGAACGCGTTGAAATTCCCTCTTCAAAAGTCAAAGCTGAGATCGCACGCATTTTGGCAGAAGAAGGTTTCGTCCGCAACTATCGTTTACTTGAAGACGGAAAACAGGGGATTTTAAGAATTTACTTGAAATACGGAAACACAAAAAAAGAGAAGGTCATCACAAACCTTAGGCGCGTCAGCAAACCTGGCAGGCGGGTTTACGCGAAAGCCGATAAGCTGCCACGGGTTTATGGAGGACTTGGTGTCGCGATCTTATCGACATCTGGAGGACTAAAGACCACCCCAGAATGCCGTAGAGAAAAAATCGGCGGTGAAGTCCTTTGCTACGTCTGGTAA
- a CDS encoding type Z 30S ribosomal protein S14 — protein sequence MASKSWIAKQKRTPRFQTRKYSRCKSCGRARGYLRKFELCRICFRLFARAGKIPGVRKASW from the coding sequence TTGGCAAGTAAATCATGGATTGCCAAACAGAAAAGAACCCCGCGGTTCCAAACCCGAAAATACAGCCGCTGTAAAAGTTGCGGTAGGGCGCGTGGGTATCTTCGCAAGTTTGAATTGTGTCGCATCTGTTTTCGCCTCTTTGCCCGCGCCGGTAAGATCCCCGGTGTCCGAAAGGCGAGTTGGTAA